The following coding sequences are from one Arachis hypogaea cultivar Tifrunner chromosome 7, arahy.Tifrunner.gnm2.J5K5, whole genome shotgun sequence window:
- the LOC112702467 gene encoding serine/threonine-protein phosphatase PP1 isozyme 4 — protein MSNAGQQQQQQGIDEAILDDIIRRLTEVRLARPGKQVQLSEAEIKQLCVASRDIFLQQPNLLELEAPIKICGDIHGQYSDLLRLFEYGGLPPSANYLFLGDYVDRGKQSLETICLLLAYKIKYPENFFLLRGNHECASINRIYGFYDECKRRFNVRLWKAFTDSFNCLPVAALIDDKILCMHGGLSPELTNLDQIRNLPRPTAIPDTGLLCDLLWSDPGRDVKGWGMNDRGVSYTFGPDKVAEFLTKHDLDLICRAHQVVEDGYEFFAERQLVTIFSAPNYCGEFDNAGAMMSVDENLMCSFQILKPAEKKIKFGMANKI, from the exons ATGAGCAACGCAGGacaacagcaacagcaacaaGGGATTGATGAAGCAATTCTTGACGACATAATCCGCCGCCTTACGGAGGTCCGATTGGCCAGACCTGGAAAGCAGGTTCAGCTCTCTGAAGCCGAGATCAAGCAGCTTTGTGTTGCTTCCAGAGATATCTTCCTTCAACAGCCTAATTTGTTAGAACTCGAAGCCCCCATCAAGATTTGTG GTGATATTCATGGGCAGTACAGTGATTTGTTGAGGCTCTTTGAGTATGGAGGTTTACCTCCCAGTGCTAATTATCTCTTTTTAGGAGACTATGTCGATCGCGGGAAGCAGAGCTTGGAAACTATATGCCTCTTGCTTGCCTATAAAATCAAGTATCCGGAAAACTTTTTCTTGTTGAGGGGAAATCATGAGTGTGCTTCCATCAATAGGATATATGGATTCTACGACGAATGTAAGCGGAGGTTCAATGTGCGGCTCTGGAAAGCCTTTACGGATTCTTTTAACTGTCTGCCTGTGGCAGCCCTTATAGATGATAAAATACTGTGCATGCATGGTGGCCTTTCCCCTGAACTCACAAACTTGGATCAAATTAGGAATTTGCCGCGTCCTACTGCTATTCCAGACACTGGCTTGCTTTGTGATCTGCTTTGGTCTGATCCGGGTAGAGATGTGAAGGGTTGGGGTATGAATGACAGAGGAGTTTCTTACACATTTGGCCCGGATAAGGTTGCGGAGTTTTTGACAAAGCATGACTTGGACCTTATTTGTCGTGCTCATCAG GTTGTAGAGGATGGATATGAATTTTTTGCTGAAAGGCAACTTGTTACAATATTTTCGGCTCCAAACTACTGTGGCGAGTTTGACAATGCTGGTGCCATGATGAGTGTAGATGAAAACTTGATGTGTTCCTTTCAAATTCTCAAGCCTGcagagaaaaagataaagttcGGAATGGCAAACAAGATTTGA